One part of the Gemmatimonadaceae bacterium genome encodes these proteins:
- a CDS encoding aminotransferase class V-fold PLP-dependent enzyme, with product MTDRRGFVNKMVRMGVALPAFRPDSLSTIFRADEIVAGKTAQGAATDEDYWAQIQRAFDDDRTTVNLNNGGVSPTPTHVLESMFRDLKWSNQMPVWTMWQDLEPRIELVRRDLAKMFGCDPEEMAITRNASEANETMILGLDLQRGDEVIITNQNYGRMITTWDQRARREGIVVKQISFRVPPPSDDYIVDQFRAAITPRTRVIELTHITNLTGQILPIRRIVEMGREKGIEVLIDGAHAFAHFPFTRDDLGCDYYGTSLHKWLFAPIGTGFLYVRREKIPKLWPLMAASKEQVANIRKYEEIGTHPAANHNAISLAAAFNRGIGLERKAARLRYLRDRWAKRLLAEGNGRFNVLTPLDDRQSCAICLVNLEGVETPKLQGWLWSKHRIMTVAIVHPEFHGLRVTPSVYTTLDEVDHFGDVMLRAAKQGIAAN from the coding sequence ATGACCGACCGGCGTGGATTCGTCAACAAGATGGTGCGCATGGGAGTCGCGCTCCCGGCGTTCAGGCCGGACTCGCTCTCCACGATCTTCCGTGCCGACGAAATCGTCGCCGGAAAGACGGCGCAGGGCGCGGCGACGGACGAGGACTACTGGGCGCAGATCCAGCGGGCCTTCGATGACGACCGGACCACGGTGAACCTGAACAATGGCGGCGTGAGCCCCACGCCGACCCACGTCCTCGAGTCCATGTTCCGCGACCTCAAGTGGTCCAACCAGATGCCGGTCTGGACCATGTGGCAGGATCTCGAGCCGCGGATCGAACTGGTGCGCCGGGACCTCGCGAAGATGTTCGGCTGCGATCCCGAGGAGATGGCCATCACGCGCAACGCGTCGGAGGCCAACGAGACGATGATCCTTGGGCTCGACCTCCAGCGCGGCGATGAGGTGATCATCACCAACCAGAACTATGGTCGGATGATCACCACGTGGGACCAGCGCGCGCGCCGCGAGGGGATCGTCGTCAAACAGATCTCGTTTCGCGTTCCCCCGCCGTCCGACGACTACATCGTCGATCAGTTCCGGGCCGCCATCACGCCGCGCACCCGGGTCATCGAGCTCACGCACATCACCAATCTCACGGGTCAGATCCTCCCGATCCGCCGCATCGTGGAGATGGGGCGTGAGAAGGGCATCGAGGTGCTGATCGACGGAGCGCACGCGTTCGCGCATTTCCCGTTCACGCGCGACGACCTCGGCTGCGACTACTACGGCACTTCGCTGCACAAGTGGCTCTTTGCGCCCATCGGCACGGGCTTCCTCTACGTTCGTCGCGAGAAGATCCCGAAGCTGTGGCCACTGATGGCGGCGTCAAAGGAGCAGGTGGCGAACATCCGGAAGTACGAGGAGATCGGCACGCATCCCGCCGCGAACCACAACGCCATCTCGCTTGCCGCGGCGTTCAATCGGGGCATCGGACTCGAGCGCAAGGCCGCGCGACTGCGCTACCTGCGGGATCGGTGGGCCAAGCGGCTGCTCGCCGAAGGGAACGGCCGGTTCAACGTGCTCACGCCGCTCGATGACCGGCAGTCGTGCGCGATCTGCCTCGTCAACCTGGAAGGCGTCGAGACGCCAAAGCTCCAGGGCTGGCTCTGGTCGAAGCACAGGATCATGACGGTGGCCATCGTGCACCCGGAGTTTCATGGCCTCCGCGTCACGCCAAGCGTGTATACGACGCTGGACGAAGTCGACCACTTCGGCGACGTGATGCTCAGGGCCGCGAAGCAGGGGATTGCGGCGAACTGA